TCCCGCAGTCCGGCCGATCTGGTCTGTCGACTGGTCGACCGAGGTGAGCGGCACCCGTAAGTATTGGGCATAGCGGAAGTTACCGCAACCAACGATGGCGACGTCCTCCGGAACGCGGAGGCCGGCCTCCAGAACCGCCTCAATGGCGCCGATGGCTGTCAGATCGTTGTAGCAGAAGACGGCGTCTGGCCGGTGATTGAGTTTCAGCAACTGCTGCATGGCCTTCTGTCCGGCGGCGATACCCGTCTCTTCGAAACGCTCGTGCATCAGCACATATTCCGGCGGCACTATGGCACGATGCCGCTGCAGGGTTTCTGAGTAACCGCGCATACGCTCATGGCCGGTACTCAGGTGCGAAGCACCGATGTGTGCAATGCGCTTCCGTCCGGTCTCCAGAAGATGTTCGGTAGCAATCTCCCCAATCTTGAAATCGTCTGACCCGACATAATGAGCATCCAGGAGAGGGAAATTGCGGTCTACCAGAAGGATGGGTGTCTGCTTTTCGCCGACCTTGAAGATGTTTTGCAGTTTGCGCTGGCAGGATGAGATCAGCAGCATGTCGACCCCGCGGGTGAGCAGGGCACGAATCTCCCGCTGTTCGATCTCAGGATCATCCTCAGAGGAGGCCAGCAGCAGAGCCCGGTCATGTTCGCGCAGTACCGCACCCAGGCTCTTGGCTACTTCGCCGAAGTAAGGATGCAGCAGGTCCGGCACCACCAGGCCGACGTTAGCCGTGCGTCCGCTAAT
This genomic window from Terriglobus albidus contains:
- a CDS encoding LacI family DNA-binding transcriptional regulator is translated as MAVRLKDIARDLGVSTVTVSKVLRNRKDVGEKTRQRVLKRMEELQYKPNLIARALISGRTANVGLVVPDLLHPYFGEVAKSLGAVLREHDRALLLASSEDDPEIEQREIRALLTRGVDMLLISSCQRKLQNIFKVGEKQTPILLVDRNFPLLDAHYVGSDDFKIGEIATEHLLETGRKRIAHIGASHLSTGHERMRGYSETLQRHRAIVPPEYVLMHERFEETGIAAGQKAMQQLLKLNHRPDAVFCYNDLTAIGAIEAVLEAGLRVPEDVAIVGCGNFRYAQYLRVPLTSVDQSTDQIGRTAGEEVIRLLDDPEEPARSILIQPHLRVRASSWKPA